ACCTACTTCGACACCACCGGGCGCACCGACATCCTCGGTGGCGGGGCACGGCTCATCCCCGTCAGCACCCCCAAGGGAACCTTCCGGGTCTGGACCAAGCGCGTCGGCAACAACCCCACCATCAAGGTCCTCCTGTTGCACGGGGGGCCGGGAATGACGCACGAGTACTTCGAGGCCGCCGACTCGTACTTTCCCGGCGCCGGCATCGAGTACTACTACTACGACCAATTGGGCTCGTACTACTCGGACCAGCCAAGGGATTCCTCGCTCTGGAACACCGCGCGCTTCGTCGAGGAAGTGGAGCAGGTGCGGCAGGCGCTTGGCCTCGGCCCGGAGAACTTCTATCTCCTGGGGCAGTCGTGGGGGGGGATCCTCGCGATGGAATACGCCCTCAAGTACCAGCAGCACCTCAAGGGGCTCATCATCTCCAACATGATGGCCAGCATCCCGGCCTACAACGAGTATGCCGCCAAGGTCCTGATGCCGAAGATGGACCAGAAGGTGCTGGCCGAGATCAAGGCGCTCGAGGCGAAGAAGGATTACGGGAACCCGCGCTACATGGAGCTCCTGGTCCCCAACCACTACGAGCACCACGTCCTGCGCATGCCGCAGGCCGAGTGGCCCGATGGCGTGCAACGCGCCTTCAAGCACGTGAACCCCGACATCTATGTGTCCATGCAGGGGCCGAGCGAGCTCGGAGCCAGCGGCAAGCTGGAGAAGTGGGATCGCACCGCCGACCTCCCCAAGCTCACCATCCCGACGCTGGTGATCGGCGCCGAATACGACACCATGGACCCCAAGCACATGGAGTGGATGGCGGGGCAGGTACAGCGGGGGCGGTACCTCTACTGCCCCAAGGGGAGCCACCTGTCGCTGTACGACGACCAGCAGGTGTACTTCGACGGGGTGATCCGCTTCCTCAAGGACGTCGACGCCGGGCGGTTCGCGGAGGCGAAGTGAGGTAGCGCCTGGGGTGGGAGCGCCGCGAGCGGCAGGATCGCCCGCTGCGCCTCCGCACGGCGTCACCCGTCGTTGCTCAGCGTCCCAGGAACTTCTCCACCGCCGGCCATACCACATCGGGGCGCTCGGCGTACGGGAAGTGTGCCGCGCGAGGCACCTTGACCAGGGTCGCGCGGGGCAAGGCCGCAATCCACTCCTCCACCAGGTCCATGGGGATCGCCTCCTGCTCCCCATGAAGGACGAGCGTCGGGATGTCGAGCGTGTGCAACGCCCCGCGGATGTCCCAGTCGCCGTACGACGCCATCACCAAGCGGAGCGGGGCCAATGAAGATCATGCGCGCCACGTTGGCCGGGTGCGCGATGGCGTACGTCGCGGCCAGGAGCGGGCCGTACGAGTGCGCGATGAGCGTCATGTGCGCCAGGCTGAAGTGACGCCGCACCGCGTCGAGGTCGGAAACCTGTTGCGTCGCGTTCAGCGTCGTCGTATCGGTCGGCAAGGTGGAGCGTCCCGCGCCGCGCTGGTCATAGAAGATGACCGTGTGCCTCTGGGCGAGCGCGGCGAAGTCGTCGGCAATGCTCTCCAAGTCGACGCCCGGGCCGCCATGGATGGCCACCAGGGTGTCGGCGCCGTTCCCCACGGCACGGTCGCGTGTGTCCTCACATGGTCGCGCTGCCATAAAGGTGGGAGCCTCCTTCAAGCCCGGGGCGGTTCAGTGAGATGATCGGCATCCCGCTTCTCGATCACGTGATCGTCGGCAGCGGTAGATACGTGTCCATCGCCGAACAACGGCTTCTATATGCCAAGGGCGCAGCAGAGATGCTGCGCCCTTATTGTCATGACCGCACCGAAGCGCGTGGAGCGCGCTAACGCCGAAACGAGACCGTGATAGCGT
The window above is part of the Gemmatimonadetes bacterium SCN 70-22 genome. Proteins encoded here:
- a CDS encoding proline iminopeptidase; protein product: MPPHSAEGAAAATATYFDTTGRTDILGGGARLIPVSTPKGTFRVWTKRVGNNPTIKVLLLHGGPGMTHEYFEAADSYFPGAGIEYYYYDQLGSYYSDQPRDSSLWNTARFVEEVEQVRQALGLGPENFYLLGQSWGGILAMEYALKYQQHLKGLIISNMMASIPAYNEYAAKVLMPKMDQKVLAEIKALEAKKDYGNPRYMELLVPNHYEHHVLRMPQAEWPDGVQRAFKHVNPDIYVSMQGPSELGASGKLEKWDRTADLPKLTIPTLVIGAEYDTMDPKHMEWMAGQVQRGRYLYCPKGSHLSLYDDQQVYFDGVIRFLKDVDAGRFAEAK